The genomic stretch TTAATGCCCAGGATCACTTCCTTGCTGCTCAGGCCCTTGCTGCGGAACAGGTCAATCACGTTAGCTTCCAGCGCATATTTGCCGCTGCCGGTGATCTTATTGGCCAGGCTGACAGCTTCCGTATGATCCGCCGTTTGCCCATGCGCCAGCAGTACGCGCATCTTCAGGGCCATAGCAGCCCATTTGGTAGCATAGAAATTGCTGTTGGAATCCGGCGCATTGGTCACGGCATCATCCAGGTCCGCATTGATAAAGGCATAACTCTCCGCCACCGTGCTGCGTTTTGCCTGGATATTGCCGAGGCTCACCAGCTGGTCCCGCAGCAATACGCCATAGGTACTGTTCAGGTCAAACCATTCTGCATAATAGCTCAGCAGTTTGAAATGGCCATAGGCGCGCAGGAACCTGGCCTCTCCCAGGATCTCCGCTTTGCCGTTGCCGGTAAAAGCGTCATCAGACAGGGCTTCCACTGCATTGATAACACCATTGGCGGCATTGATGATATTGTAGGAATAGGTCCAGTAGGTATTGCTGCCGGCACTGTAGAGATTCAGTTCCTCGCTCAGCTCTCCATAACCGTATCCCATATAACCCGCATAAAAAGCAGGATAGATCTCGTTACTTTGCCAGTCGGTCACATTATTGGTTGCATCCACGTTGGCCAGCCGGTAATAGGCGCCATTCAGGGCAACCTTTGCCGTGCGCTGGTCAATGATGGTATTGCCATCCACTTTGGCATTCTCCGGCAGTTTGCCCAGCTCCTTGTTGCAGGCAGCAAGGGACAGAACGGCCAGTACCAGGTATATGCTGTTTTTCATTCCTTCCGTTTTTGATGTTAGTTAAAAGCCGAAACGCAGACCCGCGCTGAACTGCCGCACAGACGGATAAGTGCCGGAATCATTGGCGCCATTGATCAGGCTGTAAGGGTTATTGCTCACTTCCGGATCCAGGCCGGGATAGCTGGTAAAGGTCAGCAGGTTGGTAGCCGATACATAGAAAGAAGCTTCCCGCATTTTCCATTTGTCCAGCAGGCTGTTGGGGAACCGGTAATTGACCACAATGGATTTCAGCTTCAGGTAAGAACCATCATATACGTCATTGCTGGCGGTATACGCTGTAGAGTTCTGTCCCAGCAGCAGGCGGGGCCGGTCGCTGTCCGGGTTCTCCGGTGTCCAGCGGTCCAGGATCCTGGTGCCTTTATTGCTACCGGTGCTGATGAACTTATTCTGTACATCACCCAGGTACAG from Candidatus Pseudobacter hemicellulosilyticus encodes the following:
- a CDS encoding RagB/SusD family nutrient uptake outer membrane protein, which codes for MKNSIYLVLAVLSLAACNKELGKLPENAKVDGNTIIDQRTAKVALNGAYYRLANVDATNNVTDWQSNEIYPAFYAGYMGYGYGELSEELNLYSAGSNTYWTYSYNIINAANGVINAVEALSDDAFTGNGKAEILGEARFLRAYGHFKLLSYYAEWFDLNSTYGVLLRDQLVSLGNIQAKRSTVAESYAFINADLDDAVTNAPDSNSNFYATKWAAMALKMRVLLAHGQTADHTEAVSLANKITGSGKYALEANVIDLFRSKGLSSKEVILGIKSQQNQESYYYNTSKQYWPGASSLYVAKTALRDLYNGDPRQSWMIGDENTNEPGTYYFLKYIAQGSAPTALTETAYTLRLSEVILLKAEAIVRSGGNLEDARNLVKEVMGHAGVTDFSAVDNAVTPAALLTQIYLEISRSLVGEDGQEWMALLRLPFEQVKTLRPTIENKIQYILPVPRNELLNNPAFGPQNPGYEDQ